The following are from one region of the Geoalkalibacter subterraneus genome:
- a CDS encoding cation:proton antiporter domain-containing protein, whose translation MDALTPHEITALFLALGLLLATARGLGELAQRYNLPSVLGEISAGILWGPTIFGALAPDWHTFLFPRTGGGALAFDGLTTLAIVLFLLVAGMEVDLSTVWRQGKTALWVALAGMLLPFSLGFAAAWWTPGLVGYQAPAPPLPFALFMATALSISALPIIAKILMDLNIYRSDLGVTIIAAAVFNDLLGWLVFAVILGMIGAGHGMPLEHTLWITLAFTAAMLTIIPWCLHRVLPWIQAHTTWPGGVLGFALSVCLVSAAFTEWIGIHAIFGSFLAGVALGHSSHLRERTRATIDQFVSFIFAPLFFASIGLKVNFVENFNVLLTLTILILALSGKVIGSALGGRAGGLTRRDSIGVGFGMSAQGTMGIILGVLALQLELISNEVFVSLVVMALITSLVSGPALQRILHLKKPRRFIDFLQPQGFITCLEATDRWEAIRELSRNIAPYAGLDVGVVSAAVLSRERLMATGIGEGVAVPHARLPGLMTPIVAIGLSPTGIEFDAPDGSPSHIVCLILTPHNDNGAQLEILADIATTFKKPQLRDKTLTVNGFTEFLALVRSGEPT comes from the coding sequence ATGGACGCTTTAACTCCCCATGAAATAACGGCGCTGTTTCTGGCCCTCGGCCTGCTGCTCGCCACAGCCCGCGGGCTTGGCGAGTTGGCGCAGCGCTATAATCTGCCGTCGGTCCTGGGAGAAATCTCGGCGGGCATCCTGTGGGGACCGACTATTTTCGGCGCGTTGGCCCCAGACTGGCACACCTTTCTTTTTCCACGCACGGGAGGCGGGGCTCTTGCTTTCGACGGGCTGACCACCCTGGCTATCGTGCTTTTTCTGCTGGTGGCAGGGATGGAGGTCGATCTCTCCACGGTCTGGCGTCAGGGGAAAACTGCGCTTTGGGTGGCCCTTGCCGGCATGCTGCTGCCTTTTTCACTCGGTTTTGCCGCCGCCTGGTGGACCCCCGGACTGGTCGGTTACCAGGCGCCCGCCCCCCCGCTGCCGTTTGCCCTCTTCATGGCGACGGCGCTTTCAATCTCTGCGCTGCCGATCATCGCCAAGATCCTGATGGATCTCAACATCTATCGCAGCGATCTGGGCGTCACAATTATAGCTGCCGCGGTATTCAACGACCTGCTGGGCTGGCTGGTGTTCGCCGTCATTCTCGGCATGATCGGCGCCGGCCACGGCATGCCGCTGGAACATACCCTGTGGATCACGCTGGCCTTTACCGCCGCCATGCTCACTATTATCCCCTGGTGCCTGCACCGGGTGCTCCCCTGGATTCAGGCCCATACCACCTGGCCCGGCGGCGTGCTGGGCTTTGCCCTGTCCGTCTGCCTGGTTTCGGCGGCCTTTACCGAGTGGATCGGCATTCATGCCATTTTCGGCTCCTTTCTCGCGGGAGTCGCCCTGGGGCATTCCAGTCACCTGCGGGAGCGGACCCGGGCCACAATCGATCAGTTTGTCTCCTTCATATTTGCGCCGCTGTTTTTCGCCAGCATCGGACTCAAGGTCAATTTCGTTGAGAATTTCAATGTTCTGCTGACCCTGACGATCCTGATCCTCGCCCTGAGCGGCAAGGTGATCGGCAGCGCACTGGGCGGAAGAGCAGGCGGGTTGACGCGGCGAGACTCCATCGGGGTCGGCTTCGGTATGAGCGCGCAGGGCACCATGGGGATCATCCTCGGTGTGCTGGCCCTTCAATTAGAATTGATCAGCAACGAAGTGTTTGTGTCTCTGGTGGTTATGGCACTGATCACCTCCCTGGTCAGCGGGCCTGCGCTGCAGCGCATCCTTCACCTGAAGAAACCGCGCCGTTTTATCGACTTCCTGCAACCGCAGGGGTTCATCACCTGTCTCGAAGCGACCGATCGCTGGGAAGCGATTCGAGAGCTGTCCCGCAACATTGCGCCCTACGCCGGACTTGATGTCGGGGTCGTCAGCGCTGCGGTGTTGAGCCGCGAACGCCTGATGGCCACCGGCATCGGCGAAGGCGTGGCGGTCCCCCATGCTCGCCTGCCGGGATTGATGACTCCGATCGTCGCCATCGGACTTTCACCGACAGGCATCGAATTCGATGCGCCCGACGGCTCCCCCAGCCACATCGTCTGCCTGATCCTGACCCCTCACAACGATAACGGCGCCCAGCTTGAAATCCTTGCCGACATCGCCACAACCTTCAAAAAACCCCAGTTGCGCGATAAAACACTGACGGTCAATGGATTCACCGAATTTCTCGCGCTGGTACGCAGCGGCGAGCCCACCTGA
- the fdhD gene encoding formate dehydrogenase accessory sulfurtransferase FdhD: MTGTLSPRTTVRYEKQAFQQRERHIVQEFPLRLMVNERELATLVASPHQLNFLAVGFLRLQGFISTPDDILSLGVCSEFGLASIRLKKDIPERLTPTLTSGCGTGIVFNLPQHLRPSENEGTASPSSVDPQTVLGLMANLARLADNYSRHGGIHSAAVSSTEDPELFAEDLGRHNTLDRIAGEALFRGINLKGKLLVTSGRVSTEMVAKATRLGIALIASRTSPTDAAVELAQQAGITLIGYVRGGSFEVYAHHERLRQVAADGRISGITGVILAGGESRRMGCDKSLLPVAGARFIDHIYRKMTELFDEVIIVTNSPGLYQDIPCRKVPDIYYGRGALAGIHSGLCHAQNQRIFVAACDMPYLNTDLIRTLCHHSEQSDVVIPQSPNGLEPLHALYHKNCLGAIENTLDRGRRRIVHFFPQVRVSEVAITAVNAVDPQGKSFRNINTPEEYFHCRLTADGTSAPLKTSEEEQLSIQGRSSSG; encoded by the coding sequence ATGACAGGGACGCTTTCCCCCCGCACCACCGTGCGTTATGAAAAACAGGCATTTCAGCAGCGTGAACGCCACATCGTGCAGGAGTTCCCCCTGCGCCTGATGGTCAATGAACGTGAGCTTGCGACCTTGGTTGCCAGCCCTCATCAACTGAATTTTCTCGCTGTCGGTTTTCTGCGACTGCAGGGCTTTATCTCCACTCCCGACGACATTCTAAGCCTGGGAGTCTGCAGTGAATTCGGGCTTGCCAGCATTCGCCTCAAAAAAGACATTCCGGAGCGCCTTACCCCGACCCTGACCTCCGGCTGCGGCACGGGGATCGTCTTCAACCTCCCCCAGCACCTCAGGCCGTCTGAAAACGAGGGCACAGCTTCACCCTCCAGCGTTGATCCGCAGACCGTGCTCGGCCTGATGGCCAACCTGGCACGGTTGGCGGACAATTACTCCCGGCACGGGGGAATTCACTCTGCGGCCGTTTCGTCGACTGAAGATCCGGAGCTGTTCGCTGAAGACCTCGGGCGCCACAACACCCTCGATCGCATTGCGGGGGAGGCGTTGTTCAGGGGAATCAACCTGAAGGGAAAGCTGCTGGTCACATCGGGAAGAGTATCAACGGAGATGGTGGCCAAAGCGACCCGGCTGGGCATCGCCCTGATCGCCTCGCGCACCTCGCCCACTGACGCTGCCGTGGAACTTGCTCAACAGGCGGGGATCACCCTCATCGGCTATGTGCGCGGCGGCAGCTTCGAGGTGTACGCCCATCACGAACGCCTCCGTCAGGTGGCAGCGGATGGACGGATTTCCGGCATCACCGGCGTCATACTGGCAGGCGGCGAGAGCCGGCGCATGGGGTGCGACAAATCACTGCTGCCGGTCGCTGGAGCGCGTTTCATTGATCATATCTACCGGAAGATGACGGAACTGTTCGATGAGGTGATCATCGTTACCAACTCGCCCGGACTCTACCAGGACATTCCCTGCCGCAAAGTGCCCGACATCTACTATGGTCGCGGCGCCCTGGCGGGCATACATTCTGGTCTGTGCCATGCGCAGAACCAGCGTATTTTCGTGGCCGCCTGCGACATGCCCTACCTGAACACGGATCTGATCCGCACCCTCTGCCACCACTCTGAGCAGAGCGATGTGGTGATTCCGCAGAGCCCCAACGGCCTCGAGCCGCTGCACGCCCTCTACCACAAGAACTGCCTTGGCGCCATCGAAAACACCCTCGATCGCGGACGGCGACGCATTGTGCACTTCTTCCCGCAGGTCCGCGTAAGCGAGGTGGCGATCACCGCGGTCAACGCCGTCGATCCGCAGGGAAAGAGCTTCCGCAATATCAACACGCCGGAGGAATACTTTCACTGCCGCCTGACGGCCGACGGGACCAGCGCACCGCTTAAAACAAGCGAAGAAGAGCAATTGAGCATCCAGGGGCGCTCCTCTTCAGGCTAA
- a CDS encoding DUF255 domain-containing protein: MDTDPNNHDPISRLSQIDLSQLPPDGGDAFNRLIFEKSPYLLQHAENLLDWYPWGEEAFARARREDKPVFLSIGSSTCHWCHVMAHESFEDPEVAEVLNRHFICIKVDREERPDIDDTYMTVCQMLTGSGGWPLTLLLSPDGKPFFAATYLPKRSRGGAMGLIELAQRVADLWHSDRKRITEAGEQIHQSLLHLNQGEGSEAALEPRYLEAARSHFARVYDTQHGGFGRAPKFPTAHNLSLLLRIGRRFDDTKARDMALHTLKRMRMARLSGDVELEERGERLLGRLLPMAEQNPQAFGQLLIALDYALGPRQEVVICVPEHDARPQEMLAVFRQGLHPGTLVFLQRPDDAESRSPLDPLRDKHVVDGKPTAWVCRDQSCREPVTSVEALRQILDG, encoded by the coding sequence ATGGATACAGATCCCAACAATCACGATCCGATCTCGCGCCTCAGCCAAATCGATCTGTCCCAACTACCCCCTGATGGCGGCGATGCCTTCAACCGTCTGATCTTCGAAAAAAGCCCGTACCTGCTGCAGCATGCGGAGAATCTCCTCGACTGGTATCCATGGGGGGAAGAGGCCTTCGCGCGGGCGCGGCGGGAAGATAAGCCGGTGTTTCTGTCCATCGGCTCTTCCACCTGTCACTGGTGCCATGTCATGGCCCATGAGTCCTTTGAAGATCCTGAAGTCGCCGAGGTCCTCAATCGTCATTTCATCTGCATCAAGGTCGACCGCGAAGAGCGCCCGGATATTGACGACACCTACATGACCGTCTGCCAGATGCTCACCGGCAGCGGCGGCTGGCCGCTGACGCTTCTGCTTTCTCCCGACGGCAAGCCTTTTTTCGCCGCGACCTACCTTCCGAAGCGATCCCGTGGCGGGGCGATGGGGCTCATCGAACTGGCGCAGCGGGTGGCGGATCTGTGGCACAGTGACCGCAAGCGGATTACCGAGGCCGGTGAGCAGATCCATCAATCCCTGTTGCATCTCAATCAGGGAGAGGGGAGCGAGGCCGCTCTCGAACCCCGCTATCTGGAGGCGGCACGCAGTCACTTCGCGCGTGTTTATGACACACAGCACGGAGGCTTCGGCCGGGCGCCCAAATTTCCCACCGCACACAACCTTTCCCTGCTGCTGCGCATCGGTCGTCGTTTTGATGATACGAAGGCCCGAGATATGGCGCTGCACACCCTGAAGCGGATGCGGATGGCTCGTCTTTCGGGGGATGTGGAACTGGAGGAGCGGGGCGAGCGGCTCCTGGGGAGGCTGCTGCCGATGGCCGAACAGAATCCGCAGGCTTTCGGGCAACTTCTTATCGCCCTCGATTATGCGCTCGGGCCGCGGCAGGAAGTGGTCATTTGCGTACCGGAACACGATGCGCGTCCGCAGGAGATGCTTGCTGTTTTTCGCCAGGGGCTGCACCCTGGGACGCTGGTATTTCTGCAGCGACCGGATGATGCAGAGAGCCGCTCGCCCCTCGACCCTTTACGCGACAAACATGTCGTTGATGGAAAACCGACAGCCTGGGTCTGTCGGGACCAAAGCTGTCGGGAACCGGTCACCTCGGTCGAGGCGCTGAGGCAGATTCTGGATGGATGA
- a CDS encoding vWA domain-containing protein, with the protein MKKPITMNDPQQRGIENAIIRLLKRRPFYGHMLLGLHRRPSNAPAPVGITLSGGVPTLSVNAERLRAYRGEEQEALLEHLIKHLLHMHMVRRRDCHRLLWDVATDLAINPGIEHMPAAAPRPEKFGLEPGLAAEEYARQLSSPLDMGNLEGEGLGSASREEAGTLAGSDADSKDTPQATPVDDHEIWREADATPVKLAEQTVRDLVRQAWRKSSGEVPGDVSPLVLSMLAPSPVPWRQVLRQFVATAGRVGRRATWMRENRRFGHQTPGQRKRHRLNLLVAVDVSDSTNIQALRETFAAELVRIARGRDSLITVLYAGSRIQKITHFRGTDVVAEVYHGGGFTDLRPAFDYARSMHPRPAAVIYLTDGYGEAPEKMEFPTLWVLTREGQKPADWGVELRLDA; encoded by the coding sequence TTGAAAAAGCCGATCACCATGAACGACCCACAGCAGCGCGGAATAGAAAACGCCATTATCCGTCTGCTCAAGCGGCGTCCCTTCTACGGCCATATGCTGCTCGGCCTGCACCGCCGCCCCAGCAATGCGCCCGCGCCTGTCGGCATCACACTGTCCGGCGGCGTGCCGACTCTGAGTGTCAACGCCGAACGGTTGCGGGCGTATCGCGGGGAGGAGCAGGAAGCCCTGCTCGAACACCTGATCAAGCATCTGCTGCATATGCACATGGTCCGCCGCAGAGACTGCCACCGGCTGCTGTGGGATGTCGCCACCGATCTGGCCATTAACCCGGGCATCGAGCACATGCCTGCCGCCGCGCCACGGCCGGAGAAGTTCGGGCTTGAACCCGGCTTGGCCGCAGAGGAATATGCCCGCCAGTTGTCATCCCCTCTGGACATGGGCAACCTGGAAGGGGAGGGACTGGGCAGCGCCAGTCGCGAAGAGGCCGGCACACTGGCGGGCAGCGACGCCGATTCGAAAGATACGCCCCAGGCCACTCCGGTAGACGATCACGAGATCTGGCGCGAAGCCGATGCGACTCCCGTCAAACTCGCAGAACAGACAGTGCGCGATCTGGTCCGGCAGGCCTGGCGCAAATCCTCTGGCGAGGTGCCTGGCGATGTCTCACCGCTGGTGCTGTCGATGCTGGCCCCCTCGCCGGTCCCCTGGCGCCAGGTTCTGCGCCAGTTCGTCGCAACCGCCGGGCGTGTCGGGCGAAGAGCCACCTGGATGCGTGAAAACAGGCGCTTCGGCCACCAGACCCCCGGCCAGCGCAAGCGCCACCGCCTCAATCTGCTGGTGGCGGTCGATGTCAGCGACTCCACCAATATTCAGGCGCTGCGTGAAACCTTTGCCGCCGAGCTGGTGCGCATCGCCCGTGGGCGCGACAGTCTGATTACGGTCCTCTACGCCGGCAGCCGCATCCAGAAGATCACGCATTTCCGCGGCACTGACGTAGTCGCTGAGGTCTATCATGGCGGCGGTTTCACCGACCTGCGCCCCGCCTTTGACTACGCCCGCAGCATGCACCCACGCCCGGCCGCCGTCATCTACCTGACCGACGGCTACGGCGAGGCGCCCGAGAAGATGGAATTTCCCACCCTCTGGGTGCTGACACGGGAAGGCCAAAAACCCGCTGACTGGGGAGTCGAACTTCGCCTCGACGCCTGA
- a CDS encoding Sec-independent protein translocase subunit TatA/TatB, translating into MFGFGMWEIAIFIGLLVVLFGARRAGRIVRRGVDLHGRAQDLRQQSRRLFSLESLLGNRGNRDR; encoded by the coding sequence ATGTTCGGATTCGGGATGTGGGAAATCGCTATTTTCATCGGCCTGCTGGTGGTGCTGTTCGGTGCGCGCCGCGCCGGGCGCATCGTTCGCCGCGGCGTGGACCTGCACGGTCGAGCCCAGGATCTGCGCCAGCAGTCGCGGCGGCTGTTCAGCCTCGAAAGCCTGCTGGGAAACCGCGGCAATCGCGACCGCTAA
- the tpx gene encoding thiol peroxidase — protein MAQERTGVITFKGNPMTLIGPDVGVGQSAPDFKVVDTGLQPVSLGDSAGKVRLITVVPSIDTPVCDTMTRKFNEQAAQLPDNVEVYTISMDLPFAQKRWCGNADIDKVKTLSDYQERSFGENYGILIKELKLLARAVFVIDAAGKIAYREIVPEVTDEPDYDAALAAVKKLV, from the coding sequence ATGGCACAGGAAAGAACCGGTGTGATCACCTTTAAAGGCAATCCCATGACGCTGATCGGTCCTGATGTGGGCGTGGGGCAGAGCGCGCCGGATTTCAAAGTGGTTGATACGGGGCTGCAGCCGGTAAGCCTGGGCGATTCCGCCGGCAAGGTGCGGCTGATTACGGTGGTCCCCTCTATCGATACGCCGGTTTGCGATACCATGACCCGCAAGTTCAACGAGCAGGCCGCGCAGTTGCCCGACAATGTAGAAGTCTACACCATCAGCATGGATCTGCCCTTTGCCCAGAAGCGCTGGTGCGGCAACGCCGACATCGACAAGGTCAAAACCCTGTCCGATTACCAGGAGCGTTCTTTCGGCGAGAACTACGGGATTTTGATCAAGGAACTGAAACTGCTGGCGCGCGCGGTTTTCGTGATCGACGCGGCGGGCAAGATCGCCTACCGCGAAATCGTCCCCGAGGTCACGGACGAGCCCGATTACGATGCGGCGTTGGCGGCGGTGAAGAAGCTGGTCTGA
- a CDS encoding radical SAM protein — protein sequence MSRRLLDKARRRLAAESGDRANPWGGRLAVALVYPNTYHHAMSNLGFLTVYHLLNQRDDVLCERFFLPDPEDLKEHRNTGYPLFSLESGRFLDEFDLIAFSLSFENDYLHLPTIFELGRLPWRSDARDERSPLLLAGGVCAFLNPEPLADVVDLFAVGEAEPILPSLLETLQANTGDRAELLVRLARQPGLYVPSLYEATYDEHGQFAGHHPLADIPAKVERQYLADLNQSPSLSFVLTPNTEFGEMFLSEISRGCSRGCRFCAAGYIYLPPRERSFETLREQIDAGLCHRARVGLVGAAVSDHPDAPALQRHILEHGGEVSVSSLRLDALRQEEIEDLVASGHKTVAIAPEAGSQRMRDLINKGIDREQILEAVHRLAEAGMINLKLYFLIGLPGEADEDIEAIIALSDEIRLIWREAGRRRGRLGTLTLSVNPFIPKPFTPFQWAGMGSEKALRKAVKTLRSAVAHMPNTEVIFESLKSAVLQAFLARADRRAAEVIRLLAQGKNLKAACREQGLDPDAVVIRERDPHEVFPWEIIDNRVRREYLLQEYRRALQCDPTPRRAPGCVRCGVCGQPTATATHS from the coding sequence GTGAGTAGACGTCTACTTGACAAGGCACGCCGTCGTCTGGCGGCGGAGAGCGGGGATCGGGCCAACCCCTGGGGGGGACGGCTCGCCGTGGCGCTGGTGTATCCCAACACCTACCACCATGCCATGAGCAACCTTGGCTTTCTGACCGTCTACCACCTGCTCAATCAGCGCGACGATGTATTGTGCGAGCGTTTCTTCCTGCCGGACCCTGAAGATCTGAAGGAGCACCGCAATACCGGCTACCCCCTTTTCTCCCTTGAATCGGGAAGGTTTCTCGACGAGTTCGACCTCATCGCCTTTTCTCTCAGTTTTGAAAACGACTACCTTCATCTGCCGACGATCTTTGAACTGGGGCGGCTCCCCTGGAGATCCGATGCGCGCGACGAACGCTCTCCACTGCTGCTGGCGGGGGGCGTTTGCGCTTTTCTCAACCCGGAACCCCTGGCGGATGTCGTGGACCTGTTCGCGGTCGGTGAAGCGGAGCCGATCCTGCCGTCTTTGCTCGAAACGTTGCAGGCAAATACGGGCGATCGTGCGGAATTGCTTGTCCGGTTGGCGCGGCAGCCCGGCCTGTACGTTCCTTCGCTTTACGAGGCGACTTATGACGAACATGGGCAGTTTGCCGGACATCATCCCCTTGCTGATATCCCCGCCAAGGTCGAGCGCCAGTACCTTGCCGACTTGAACCAGTCGCCGAGCCTGTCTTTTGTGCTTACACCAAATACCGAATTCGGCGAAATGTTTCTGAGCGAAATTTCGCGCGGGTGTTCCCGCGGCTGCCGCTTCTGTGCCGCAGGGTACATCTATCTTCCCCCGCGTGAGCGCAGTTTTGAGACGCTGCGCGAACAGATCGATGCAGGTCTCTGCCACCGGGCGCGCGTCGGCCTGGTGGGGGCGGCGGTTTCCGACCATCCCGACGCACCGGCTCTGCAGCGCCATATTCTGGAACACGGCGGCGAAGTGTCCGTCTCCAGTCTGCGTCTTGACGCTTTGCGACAGGAAGAAATTGAGGACCTGGTGGCGTCCGGACACAAGACCGTGGCCATCGCTCCCGAGGCCGGTAGCCAGCGGATGCGCGACCTGATCAACAAAGGGATCGACAGAGAGCAGATCCTGGAAGCCGTGCACCGTCTGGCAGAGGCGGGGATGATTAACCTCAAGCTCTATTTCCTCATCGGGCTGCCCGGTGAGGCGGACGAGGATATCGAGGCGATTATCGCTTTAAGCGATGAAATCCGGCTTATCTGGCGCGAAGCGGGCCGCCGCCGTGGCCGGCTCGGGACGCTGACTCTGTCGGTCAATCCCTTTATCCCCAAACCCTTTACCCCTTTTCAGTGGGCCGGCATGGGATCTGAGAAAGCCTTGCGCAAGGCGGTCAAAACACTGCGTAGCGCGGTGGCGCACATGCCCAATACGGAGGTGATTTTCGAATCACTTAAATCCGCTGTACTGCAGGCCTTTCTTGCCCGCGCCGACCGCCGAGCCGCCGAGGTGATCAGGCTGCTGGCGCAGGGCAAAAACCTCAAGGCTGCCTGCCGGGAGCAGGGGCTGGACCCGGACGCGGTGGTGATCCGCGAGCGTGACCCGCACGAGGTGTTCCCATGGGAAATCATCGACAACCGGGTCCGCCGGGAGTATCTTCTGCAGGAATACCGTCGTGCCCTGCAATGCGATCCGACCCCTCGCCGTGCCCCCGGCTGTGTTCGTTGCGGCGTCTGCGGGCAGCCGACCGCAACCGCCACACATTCATGA
- the ftsZ gene encoding cell division protein FtsZ yields the protein MFEFDDSLDQTAKIKVIGVGGGGGNAVNTMIDNMVDGVEFLTANTDAQALKNSHAPMKVQLGSKLTKGLGAGANPEIGREAALEDRARIAEFLDGADMVFIAAGLGGGTGTGSAPIIAEVARELGALTVGVVTKPFTREGKQRMKKAEQGVECLKKVVDSLIVIPNDRLLGLAGKNMSILDAFKPSDDVLRQAVQGISDLITTSGLINVDFADVKAIMSERGMAMMGIGAASGEKRAAEAAQKAISSPLLEDIDISGAKGVLVNICGSSSMTMEEFDEASRIIHEKVHEDANIIIGLVVNEEMGENLKITAIATGFGESFERSKLASDELKAQAAMAMGSKVDRDIPAFIRERQRESIRNMRSTLGGASGSEDEYDIPTFLRKRVD from the coding sequence ATGTTTGAATTTGACGACAGTTTGGATCAAACCGCGAAAATCAAAGTGATCGGAGTCGGGGGAGGCGGCGGAAACGCGGTCAACACCATGATCGACAACATGGTGGACGGGGTCGAGTTTCTCACGGCCAACACCGATGCCCAGGCGCTCAAAAACAGCCACGCGCCGATGAAAGTCCAGCTCGGCAGCAAGCTGACCAAGGGCCTGGGGGCCGGTGCCAACCCGGAAATCGGCCGCGAAGCCGCTTTGGAAGACCGGGCGCGCATTGCCGAATTCCTTGACGGGGCCGACATGGTGTTTATCGCCGCAGGTCTCGGCGGAGGCACCGGCACGGGTTCAGCGCCTATTATTGCTGAGGTTGCCAGGGAACTCGGCGCTTTGACCGTAGGGGTCGTGACCAAGCCGTTTACCCGCGAAGGCAAGCAGCGCATGAAGAAGGCGGAGCAGGGCGTTGAGTGCCTGAAGAAGGTGGTCGACTCGCTGATCGTGATTCCCAATGACCGACTGTTGGGTCTGGCCGGAAAGAACATGAGTATTCTCGATGCGTTCAAGCCTTCGGACGATGTATTGCGTCAGGCCGTTCAGGGCATTTCCGACCTGATCACCACCAGCGGCCTGATCAACGTCGACTTTGCCGACGTCAAGGCGATCATGAGCGAGCGCGGCATGGCCATGATGGGAATCGGTGCGGCATCGGGAGAAAAACGTGCGGCCGAGGCGGCCCAGAAGGCCATCAGCAGCCCGCTGCTGGAAGATATCGACATCTCCGGTGCCAAAGGGGTACTGGTCAACATCTGCGGTTCTTCCAGTATGACGATGGAGGAGTTCGACGAGGCTTCCCGCATCATTCACGAGAAAGTTCACGAGGACGCCAATATCATTATCGGACTGGTGGTTAACGAGGAGATGGGCGAGAACCTCAAGATCACCGCGATCGCCACCGGTTTTGGGGAATCCTTCGAGCGCAGCAAGCTGGCCAGCGACGAACTCAAGGCGCAGGCGGCCATGGCGATGGGCTCCAAGGTCGATCGCGATATTCCGGCTTTCATTCGCGAGCGCCAGCGCGAGTCGATCCGCAACATGCGCTCGACTCTCGGCGGTGCTTCCGGAAGTGAGGATGAGTACGATATCCCCACGTTCCTGCGCAAGCGCGTAGACTGA
- the ftsA gene encoding cell division protein FtsA, producing MSSRKDNLVVGLDIGTTKICAIVGNLTDEGLDIVGIGTSPSKGLRKGVVINIESTVSAVRKALQEAELMAGCEIKTVFAGIAGGHIKGFNSQGVIAIKNREVTSEDVRRVIDAAKAVAIPMDREVIHILPQEFIIDDQDGIKEPLGMSGVRLEAKVHIVTGAVASAQNIIKSCNRAQVDVADIVLEQLASAEAVLSSDEKELGVAMVDIGGGTTDIAIYIDGAIKHTAVLSLGGNHLTNDIAVGLRTPMGEAEKIKHAYGCCLTSEVGKDESIEVPSVGGREPRVLSRQLLAEILEPRVEEIFTLVNREIIKSGYEDLIASGVVITGGTSILPGMPELAEQIFGMPVRRGVPRDIGGLTDVVNSPVYATGVGLVKYGCRNMESRNFTIGQENIFDKVVRRMKEWFGEFF from the coding sequence ATGAGTAGCAGAAAAGACAACCTGGTCGTCGGACTCGATATCGGAACCACAAAGATTTGCGCCATTGTCGGCAATCTGACCGATGAAGGTCTTGACATTGTCGGCATCGGCACCAGCCCTTCAAAGGGGCTGCGCAAAGGAGTGGTGATCAATATCGAGAGCACCGTATCTGCTGTGCGCAAAGCGCTGCAGGAGGCGGAGCTGATGGCGGGTTGCGAAATCAAAACGGTATTCGCCGGGATCGCGGGCGGTCATATCAAGGGATTCAACTCCCAGGGGGTGATCGCCATCAAAAATCGTGAAGTGACCAGCGAGGATGTGCGGCGTGTTATCGATGCCGCCAAGGCCGTCGCCATCCCCATGGACCGCGAGGTGATTCACATCCTGCCGCAGGAATTCATCATCGACGACCAGGATGGGATCAAGGAGCCGCTGGGAATGAGCGGCGTGCGGCTCGAGGCGAAGGTGCACATCGTCACCGGCGCCGTTGCCAGTGCGCAGAATATCATCAAGAGCTGCAACCGGGCGCAGGTCGATGTTGCCGATATCGTTCTGGAGCAGTTGGCTTCTGCCGAAGCGGTCCTTTCCAGCGACGAGAAGGAACTCGGTGTCGCGATGGTCGATATCGGCGGCGGCACCACCGACATCGCCATCTATATCGACGGAGCCATCAAGCATACTGCGGTTTTGTCGCTGGGCGGAAATCACCTCACCAACGACATTGCTGTCGGCCTGCGCACCCCCATGGGCGAAGCGGAAAAGATCAAGCATGCCTACGGCTGCTGCCTGACCAGCGAGGTCGGCAAGGATGAAAGCATCGAAGTGCCCTCCGTGGGCGGGCGGGAACCGCGCGTGCTGTCGCGTCAGTTGCTCGCTGAAATTCTCGAGCCGCGTGTCGAAGAGATTTTCACCCTGGTCAACCGGGAGATTATCAAAAGCGGGTACGAGGATCTGATTGCCTCGGGAGTGGTCATCACCGGTGGAACTTCGATTCTTCCGGGTATGCCCGAACTGGCCGAGCAGATCTTCGGCATGCCGGTTCGGCGCGGTGTGCCCAGGGACATTGGTGGCCTGACCGATGTGGTCAATTCACCTGTTTATGCCACCGGAGTCGGGTTGGTCAAGTACGGCTGCCGCAACATGGAGAGCAGAAATTTCACCATCGGTCAGGAAAATATCTTCGACAAGGTGGTGAGACGGATGAAGGAATGGTTCGGCGAATTTTTTTAG